ataatagatattttatataattttttcaaaaaagtagatgctcaactaAATATTAGCTGCTTTGAAATATATTACTTTCTCAAGACCAACTAAAtatactaaaattatttttcaagatattatattttcaaaaatcagcttctcaaaaaaaatattttgatttttttttttctgtacaAAATAAGTCTAActgatattaataaaaaaaatcttatcaaaGTCTCAGTacatttttgcttttttttctttaatatcaTAAAAAAATCTGCAGCTCTACCTCGCCCTCTGCCCCAAATCAATAATTTCGTGTAACATATcagttttttttatatatatacaatGGCGACTCGTATTGGCTGTGAAAGAGTGCAACCAATAAGATcggaaaaaaaaagacagagaaaaaaaatagaatggaCTTGTGATTGGGGCAAAAGATTTCTCTCGCAAGTCAGCAACATtatttgtttttctaaaaatcagCAGTTGCCCATCGCCGTAGTTGTGTCGGTCTTCAATCCATCCAATCGCTGTGGCAACGTGTCAGCTTCGGTTGGCGCTTTGACAACTGGATGATATCACGATGCGCGCGCTAGTGACTGAGACGGCCCTTTTCTCGACGGCGCTAGCGAGAGCGCCCGCCCCACTACGATTCCCATTCCGACCGCCACGCCCTCTCCGcgacctccgcctccgccgTCCCGCGCCGCCTCGCCACTGGAGAACGGCCATGGCCGCCGCCACGTCGGAACTCCCCACCTCTGGGGACTGGTACTCGGTGCCGGATCTGAGCCTCCGCGACCATCGCTTCATCGTCCCCCTCGACTACTCCGCCACCGACGCAGCCTCTTCCGCCGCTAAGATCACTGTCTTTGCCCGCGAGGTCGTCGCCGGTGAGAATCTCCACCCACCACCTCTCTTCTTATCGGGAATTCTATATGGTTTCCAGTATTGCGTTATCAAGAATTGGCTGTGTACCAATTCTCTTCAGTTATTTCTTCTGAAATACATCCGCAGTTatcaaagattgattttttcttctccttttatgCGTTTATAGACGTTGGAATTGTTCTTGCCTTACTGTATTAGTGGTAGAAATAGAGTACAGGTGAAGAGGGTCTCATTTGCTATTCAATTTTTTGTCTGTAATTCCTATAATTACGATTTTTAGCTAGTTGGCTGGCTATATCAGTTCCagtgaattcaaacattaattGGTGTGATCTCTTGTCTCTTAATGTAGTGTGAACTGTGAAGTAGGAGGGGGTTTGGGGGAAGAAACGTTCTTGGAAAGTGGAATGCTTGATCTAATCAGCGTTTTAGGGTGAGAGTGTTTACCTCTTGCTTGCTTAGTTACAGTCTAATGCCAATTTATGGTGAGGCCTGCATGGAGTAGTAGTTGTCCTTGACATGATTCAGATGGGGGGTGTATGGCATTCGTTTAACATCACACTTGTGTGTCTTGATTGCGGGACAGGTACATGTGCATATTAGAGAGATTACCTCTCTCAGAGATGGAAATGgtgaatttttttctaaaatggaGGATCCAGAAGTAAGTGTATCAAGATATTACACTTATTGGCTCTGCACATGATATGACGAAATTTTTTGAGTGATGAATCCCCATGGTTTTCATAAAAAGCGGGGAGTTGACTCTTTTTGTGATTGGAGGGTGTTTACAATCACCAATGAAAATTGCATTTAAAAATCCATGAATATTTCAAAGCTTATCTGGTTCCTGTAATTATCTTTTGCCAAAGTAATGAATTTTTTCGTAAAGGTATGTAGTTGTTGCTATGTTCAAAAGGAACTTACCTGGATTATCCAAAGAAGTGTCTGATTAATAATTTTCCACTGCTAATATGTTTCACAAGATGTGTTAATTATATTCACTTATGCCCTGGTCCAACTTAAAAATATTCAATATCAGAAAAAATACATAATTTACTGGCTTCATCTTtagtttaatcttttgattatactTGTCATAGTTGGGAAGGAAGCACAACCGTTGCCTTATTTGTTATACCTACAAGGTGGACCTGGATTTGAGAGCCCTCGCCCAATAGATGCTGGTGGATGGCTGAAGAAAGCATGCGAAGAATATCGAGTTATCTTGCTAGATCAGGCATGATCTAAACTTCTGGCATGATTCTGTATTACTATATGCGGTTTGATTAACTTATCTCAATTTATTCACACTTAAAAAGTTTCTGTTTGACAGCGGGGAACAGGTTTATCAACTCCTTTAACAGTCTCATCTCTTTCACAAGTGACTTCTGCAGTGAAGCTGGTTGACTACTTGAAACATTTTCGAGCAGATAATATAGTGAAGGACGCTGAGCTTATCCGCAAACATGTTGTCCCAGATTCTGGACCTTGGACAGTTTTAGGGCAGGTATGAGTTCTTGCATAGTCTTTATTTTGAAATGTGAATGTGATGAGGCTTAATGATCGGCCTATGACAAAAGACTTTACATCATGGGGTATGATGATGATATCAGCGGCTACTCATTGTTTTGACTGGAAGGGGATATGATAGGATTTTCTAGGAAAGAGGAAAGTTTATTTTCaaacaaaattaatatttatggaAATAAAATTCTGAGATGAACAATTTAATTAGCTTCTAATCAGGACTTGCAAATGCATACAAACAGCGCTTAGTTGTTTTATTAAATTGTTGACtacattccttttttttctataaTGAGAATAGGAAGGAGTAAGCCCCTCTCTCTGCTCCACTCCACCCaccccaacccccccccccccccccccccccaccccaagCCCACCCAAAAATTAATGTTGTCACATCAACATCTATGATATTGCATATTGTTTATTCTGCGATCTGATGCTGTCTGGTAGAATATGAAATGGAGTTTCTCGTACTAATCCTATCCTGACTGTTGTGGTGCTTCTGTGCATTTATAATCTGGGGTCATTTTAGTCCCCTTAGTTTTGGTTTAATTTTTGTACCTgcacttctttttttctttttttttttttgaggctgGGTTAGTTTTTGTTCTGTTTTATGTTTGGGGTGACCAGGGGGTGGTAGAAATGCTCTATGCCTGCCTCCTTTGACAGGGCTGATATAGTTTGAACTTTGAACCATGATTATGTGATGATTAGCTGAAGGGATTTCGGAGAAAAACACCTTGATGTGTGGAGAATTTTAGCATCTGGATAAATTAAGGGGTATCATCATGGAAATCCATGTAGGATTACAAGGATAAAGAAGAAATCTCAAATGATGGAAATAGATGAACATTAAAGCTGTTGAAACAACAACTTAAAAGAGGATTTCACCAAATTAATGAGGAGTCTGTTGCTTCCTTAGACTCTAACAGGCTTTTGGGTAAAAACAAAAGGATGATCATATTGTATGATAATATAGACATCACTTCCATTTAAATTGTGGGAGCCATTGTAATTGTAGAAATTCTCTGGTCAATTTATTTTGCACTCCAGTTAGCATGAAATATAAGTTTCCCATTTGCTGCCCCTTTTGTTGGTTTCTTGTCTTTATATTTTCTCTAAGTTAGTAGTGCCATGAAGATTAAAGACTTCATTTGCCCTATTTTTCTTATAATCATGTAATGAATCTTTGAATCTAGAGCAAGAATAGAGGGTAGTTATTGTAATCATGCAGTATATATGGTTTTTTGTTAACTCTAGAAAAATCCATTGGCATAGAGCCTTCTAAAAAACCAATTTCACTGTACCACATTGATAGTTTGAGGATCTTTACTGTCCTAACAATTATTGGTATGTTTTGTGAAAATGACTCTTAGCAGCTGATATAGTGATACTTAGATGAGCTATAACCAAAGTGTTATGTTAACAATAGAGATTGTTAGCTAGTGATTTGTCACATTAAGCAAAACCTTTGAAAGTGGGGCAACTAAGAGGCTGACAATGAATAGAATTATCTAGCTGTAACATGAGATAAATATCACATGCAGTTGCAAAGAGAAGTTGGTAAAGAATCACATTCTCATTTTAACATGATACTATTATGTAGAATTCTAATGTGTAATCATGAGCATATCTCTGTTCAGTGGAGGCTTGAGGCTTACAACATAGATGGCGACATCTTAAAATTGCTAAATTTGGTTGATATCTATGAAGAGATGAAGcctgaaatattttttaagttgaaTCATGTCTATCAATGATTATTTAAATTGTATAcagggagaaagaaaaggtgCTTTATGTGAAGCTTGACAAGTTAAAGCCATAGTGTAGAACACCAGCTTGAGGGATCAACCACCATTTATCATATGAAATGTGATGAATGTTAAGCCTGTGAAACAATTTACCACGAAAGGGAGCTTTCCAAAGAATTAAGTGGTTGTCAAATGATGTATTGCTAAGCTGAATTTTGATCAAACTGGCTTATAACTTCTCATGTCTGATGTGTACTCTCAAATACAACCTGTATGACTCTGTTTTAActgatattttaaatatttctagTCTCAAtacatttttcttaaaaaaaaagaaaatatacttACACCACCTGATATCATATTTCTGCAGGAATGATATGTTCTCAGCTTCCATTTTGTGCTGTGCTTTCTCATGCCTGTTAAATACTTTTGCATGGTTACTCTACTATTCTTTTGCTGGTGCAGAGCTACGGTGGATTTTGTGCAGTTACCTATTTGAGTTTTGCTCCAGAAGGCCTGAAGTCTGTTCTGTTAACTGGTGGGATTCCGCCAATTGGAAAAGGCTGCACTGCAGATACTGTATACAGAGCTTGCTTTGAACAGGTTATTCATCAAAATGAAAAGTACTACAAGAGGTTTCCTGAGGACATTGCAATTATTGGTGAAGTTGtaaagtatttgactgaaactgaaGGTGGAGGGGTAAGTCATTTCTGTTTATCTTGGACTTTTGCATGTTTTATTGTGCATGAACAGTAACATCTAGCAATATGTATTATCTGAACAGGTACCACTTCCATCTGGTGGTATTTTGACCCCCAAGGGGTTGCAAACTCTTGGATTAGCAGGTTTAGGTTCTGGTGGTGGTTTTGAACGTTTGCACTACCTGTAAGGGGataatatctttcatatttttctcttttttgcatCTTACCTTCTTTGGCAATGACCTAATGGTATGTTACCACAGGTTTGAAAGAGTCTGGGATCCTCCACTAGTTCCTGGTGCGCAGAAGCGTATAAGTTACTACTTCTTGAAGGCTGTAAGTGCCATTCTTTTCCTTGCATCGTAGGCTCATTTCACTGCATTCAGTGCACAATCTCATGTCTTAATAGATACACACATGGGATGAGCCATTGAATGCTGGTGTCATATGGTATCCAGTGATtcaattttatattataatcaTTTGTTGGTTTTCTCCCCCATTTTCCTCCTAGTGATTTCATATTTTGTTATCCAGTTCGAGAGCTGGATAGAGTTTGATACGAATCCACTTTATGCTCTTATGCATGAATCCATATACTGTCAGGTAATCATTCTTCCTCTATGTCTAGGCTCTCGTTTGTGTTTATGCAAACAAATGTATAACTAAATGCTGCTATTGGTTCCAttatcgtcgtcgtcgtcgtcatcaTCTAACTAATATACTTCTTTTGACGAAAGGGTGCTTCTTCTCAATGGTCAGCTCATAAAATAAGGGGTGAATATGAGAGCATGTTTGATCCATTgaaagctgctaaagaaggccgCCCTGTATATTTTACTGGAGAGGTAAGTTTAGGCATATAAAAGTGGAAAAACAGTCATAAGCTCATACCAGACCAATGTAATTTGGCTCTTTTCATTTAGGCCTGTCCAAAAAATGGCAACACTTGCAATAATTTTATCAAATAATCCATTCTAGTCATTGTTTCGTAAGTTTACAAGATCTGATGTTTACAATAATGGTAGGAGTTATGCCTGAAGCAACTACCCACTGTCCAGTACTCCAGTGTGTGTGTGCTTGCACACAGAATACATATAAAAAGGGGAGGTTCTAATTCTGTGTGTCAAGTTTGGGCCTCATAAACAAATGTTTTTAGAAAGGCACATAGTTACAGAAATCCAGATATAGCTGCTATAAAAATTCAAACTTGCCCAGTTTGGTTCTGGATGGCAAACAAGGGGAGGATAACCTTAATCATCAGTATCCACCACTTAACAAGTTAACCATGAAACTCAAAAATTATGATTAAGTTGCTGCTCACTTGATGAACCCTTTTTTCTGACATGGAAAAAATGTTGTTTGGTTGAAAAAGGCAAGGGTTAACTGGTTAAGTGCCACCTTTTGGATTACATggacaaaaaaaaaggcaaaattAAAGCAGGGTAAAAGGTGAGGGGAGAAGAGTGAAATGGAGAGAAAAAATGACAGAAGGGGGCTTAACCTGGTGGTTCAAGTTATTTCTCCTTTCCCCCTGAGATATCTTTAACCAAGTTATGTGGGTTAGTGAATGTCGACTGGCTAAGGTGGTGGCATTTGGCAGGTTAACTGAATACAATATGGTGGTAAAAAGATGGCAAACTAGTTCAGTATATTGATAAGTAAATCAAGCTTTTAGAATGAAAGGAATGTTTTCTTCTTATCATGATTGGTAAATATGATAGTTCCATCCCTTCTTTAAACTAGAGAAAGGGTAAACAGATTTACCCGGTGCTTAGTTTCCGTAATAGGGGTAACCATCTTAGTTAATGGGCTGTGCCTGCATAATTTTTTCTCGGCCTTTGGAAGTATGATAATTTCTGGACACGTTATATCTAGACTGGAGAACTATTTTCTTGCCTGCCTGTTCAAGACTCTCTCCTTAGAAGAAATACTTTTGCTATGTTAGCCTTTTATCTTAGTCTGATTGCATCACTTTCCTTCTTATGAGTTAGTTTAATTGGAATGTGTTATGTATGAGATATATAATTATGAGACATCTAattcttcaaatgaaattggcagaattttaaattgttaAGTAACTAGTTTGTCAAAGCAGTTCTGGGTGCATGTTATGGCCATGGCTTATATATTTTATTGGAAGTCCCTGATTGGAGTCTTTGGTCGCAAGTTTTCCTGTGGTTTGTATCAGAAAACTCTTAACATCTGCATTAATTTTGGTTATATAGATGATATTTCCATGGATGTTCGACGAAATTCATGCTCTAAGACAATTCAAGGAAGCTGCTCATTTGTTGGCTGAGAGGGATGACTGGCCTCCATTGTATGATGTTACCAGACTAAATAATAATCAGGTGTGCTACCTTTTACATGCTTGAATTTCTATAGAAAATTCTTTTTGATTACTTATGGTTATTCTCTTTTCATTTCTTGTGTGATAATCATGGGATATCATGATTTTTTACTAAAGTTGTTCATGCGCCGAAGTATATTGGTACTCCTCGAGTAACGAGTGAGGCCTTACTAGGTAAATTAGCACCAAAACTACATTGCACAGCTCTTCTATATTGGTCCTTAGCTTGCTTTGGTGAAAACAGTTAAAATGAGCTCGTATCTAGTTTCTGTGGCTTGTTTCATCCTGCATTTTGCCACTTAATCTCAGGATGGTTTGATGGTTCAACTTCACACCTCTTGCAGGTTCCAGTTGCTGCTGCTGTTTACTATGAAGACATGTATGTCAACTTCAATATTGCAATGGAAACAGCTTCTGAGATTGCAGGGATCAGGCTTTGGGTAACTAATGAATATATGCATTCCGggctccgtgatggtggctcgcAAGTTTTTGATCAGTTGATGGGAATGCTGCAAGGAAAAAAACCTTGTTTTTGATTGTC
This is a stretch of genomic DNA from Phoenix dactylifera cultivar Barhee BC4 chromosome 9, palm_55x_up_171113_PBpolish2nd_filt_p, whole genome shotgun sequence. It encodes these proteins:
- the LOC103712325 gene encoding proline iminopeptidase isoform X1, which codes for MRALVTETALFSTALARAPAPLRFPFRPPRPLRDLRLRRPAPPRHWRTAMAAATSELPTSGDWYSVPDLSLRDHRFIVPLDYSATDAASSAAKITVFAREVVAVGKEAQPLPYLLYLQGGPGFESPRPIDAGGWLKKACEEYRVILLDQRGTGLSTPLTVSSLSQVTSAVKLVDYLKHFRADNIVKDAELIRKHVVPDSGPWTVLGQSYGGFCAVTYLSFAPEGLKSVLLTGGIPPIGKGCTADTVYRACFEQVIHQNEKYYKRFPEDIAIIGEVVKYLTETEGGGVPLPSGGILTPKGLQTLGLAGLGSGGGFERLHYLFERVWDPPLVPGAQKRISYYFLKAFESWIEFDTNPLYALMHESIYCQGASSQWSAHKIRGEYESMFDPLKAAKEGRPVYFTGEMIFPWMFDEIHALRQFKEAAHLLAERDDWPPLYDVTRLNNNQVPVAAAVYYEDMYVNFNIAMETASEIAGIRLWVTNEYMHSGLRDGGSQVFDQLMGMLQGKKPCF
- the LOC103712325 gene encoding proline iminopeptidase isoform X2, which encodes MRALVTETALFSTALARAPAPLRFPFRPPRPLRDLRLRRPAPPRHWRTAMAAATSELPTSGDWYSVPDLSLRDHRFIVPLDYSATDAASSAAKITVFAREVVAVGKEAQPLPYLLYLQGGPGFESPRPIDAGGWLKKACEEYRVILLDQRGTGLSTPLTVSSLSQVTSAVKLVDYLKHFRADNIVKDAELIRKHVVPDSGPWTVLGQSYGGFCAVTYLSFAPEGLKSVLLTGGIPPIGKGCTADTVYRACFEQVIHQNEKYYKRFPEDIAIIGEVVKYLTETEGGGVPLPSGGILTPKGLQTLGLAGLGSGGGFERLHYLFERVWDPPLVPGAQKRISYYFLKAFESWIEFDTNPLYALMHESIYCQMIFPWMFDEIHALRQFKEAAHLLAERDDWPPLYDVTRLNNNQVPVAAAVYYEDMYVNFNIAMETASEIAGIRLWVTNEYMHSGLRDGGSQVFDQLMGMLQGKKPCF